TTATAATTTAAAATCCTTGGCAGAGATTGAGGTAGAACACATGGCTGATATTGTTGATATCGCAGTTAGTAATGATGGTTTCTCAACCCTAGTAACAGCTGTAAAAGCTGCTGGTTTAGTAGAAACATTAAAGAGTCCAGGCCCCTTTACCGTCTTTGCACCCAATGACGCTGCTTTTGCTAAATTACCACCAGGAACTATACAAACTTTGGTGCAGAATATTCCTCAATTAACAAGAATTTTAAAATTTCATGTCGTTCCCGGTAAGCTCAAGCAAGCTGACTTAGCCAAGCTTGGTACAGTTACATCCGTTGAAGGTTCACCTATTAGAATCGATTGTTCTGACGGTTTTGAAGTGAAGAATGCCACGGTTTTAGCTGCTGATATCGAAGCTGATAACGGCGTAATTCACGTTATTGATACTGTGATTTTGATGGGCTAATTTTGGCTTAAATAAGTATTAGCGAATTTTGGATTTTGGATTACTTCTAATCTAGAATCCAAAAGTTTTATATATGGGGTGTTTGCCTTTTGTTTCTCATGTTGGGTTGAATGAGAGTTTTTTTAAAGGCAGAGGAATGCGGAGGTTAGCGCAGAGAAAAGTTCTGGGGTAGGGTTAGCCCGATCTAGGAAACTGTTCAAGACAGTCCCTATAAAACAAGTTTCACAGCCAATCATGAAAGAGAGGTAAGCATTTTTACTCAGCACTTTTAAGTTAGAGGGTCGCAGAGTTTTTGCAATAACGATAAACTGAGAAAATGACCTACGTTATCTACCTAAGTTAGTCGTAATGGTTTCCACCTTTCCTAATCCCGCTTCTGTTGACTTATCTCGTGTGCGATTAGCCATCCGTTCATTGCAACCCCAGTTGGTAGAGTGGCGGCGGCGACTGCATCAAAAACCAGAGTTGGGTTTTCAAGAAAAACTCACGGCTGAGTTTGTCTCACAAAACTTACAAGAATGGGGAATTGAGCATCAAATAGGTATCGCTCAAACTGGAATAGTGGCTATTATCAAAGGCGAAAAATCACCCAGTTCTCGCACTTTGGCAATTCGCGCTGATATGGATGCTTTGCCAATTCAAGAACTCAACGAAGTACCTTATTGTTCACAACATGATGGGGTGATGCACGCCTGCGGACATGACGGACATACGGCGATCGCTCTCGGCACGGCTTATTATTTACAACAGCATCGGCAAGACTTCGCCGGAACTGTAAAAATCATCTTCCAGCCTGCGGAGGAAGGGCCTGGGGGTGCAAAACCGATGATTGAGGCTGGGGTACTGAAAAATCCTGATGTTGATGCCATCATTGGTTTACACCTGTGGAATAATTTGCCTTTGGGAACTGTCGGTGTCCGCAGTGGTGCGTTGATGGCGGCTGTGGAATTATTTGACTGTACAATTTTTGGCAAAGGTGGACATGGAGCCATACCCCATCAAACTGTAGATTCTGTGGTAGTGGCTGCTCAAATTGTCACCGCCTTACAAACTATCGTCGCACGGAATGTCAACCCCATCGATTCAGCTGTGGTAACAGTAGGCGCACTCCACGCTGGCACTACCCATAATGTAATTGCTGATACTGCTACCATGAAAGGGACTATCAGGTATTTTAACCCTGCATTCCAAGGCTTTTTTAAACAACGGGTAGAACAGATTATTGCGGGTATCTGCCAAAGTCATGGTGCTAAGTATGACTTTAAATATACAGAACTGTATCCGCCAGTGATTAACGATGCGACTATGGCTGAGTTGGTGCGATCGCAAGCGGAAGCAGTGATTGAAACTCCCATTGGTATTGTCCCTGAATGTCAAACAATGGGTGGAGAGGATATGTCTTTCTTCTTGCAAGAGGTTCCTGGTTGTTATTTCTTCCTTGGTTCCGCTAACCCAGAAAAAGATTTAGCCTATCCCCACCATCACCCCCGATTCGATTTTGATGAAACCGCTTTACCTATGGGTGTAGAAATATTCGTGCGTTGTGTCGAAAAGTTCTTTAGCAGGGGATAGAGGGTCTAGGATGTCAGTAAACAGTTAATACAACCTGATAATTGTTTACTGATTGACTCCTCAGCTTCTTGATTTAGTAAAATTATTATTCAGATTGACTTCTTTATATTGTCTGAATCAAAACATTATATTACAGTGATGCAATTACATATTGCTGAGGTAAACTTGCTAGAAAAATAATGCAAAATCTTACTCAGCTGCTTTACAGCCTGGGGCATCATTGACAATGGAACACTGGCAATTTCTGATTCAGAAGCAAGGCGATCGCTCTTGGCACGCCTTGGAATCGCCAAACACAGAAATCGTAGAAGGTCGATATCGAGTTTTGGCCCGTTCTAACCTTCGTAACCAAGATGTGGAAGTACGTGTAACTTACTTTTCCACTCAGGAAGTCCCGCCAAAACGACGGATTCAAAAGCGATTGCGGCGCACGAACTCTGAAGGTTTAATGGCGGTAATTCCTTTTACGCACCTCAAACCCGGTGTTTGGGAATTACGCTGCTCTGGCGATTTGATATCAGATATCCTGGGTAAATCCTGGCAATACGGTGTTCAACTGCAAGTGAAATCTCCCTCAGCAGAAGAGATTGAGCCAGTATTAGAAGTAGAAGATAATTTACCAATAAATTCAGATTCTATATCCGAGCAAACAAACTCAGATTCTATATCTGAGGAAAATCCGCCATCAGGTTATGAGGTAGAACTGGTAATAACTCAAGAGAGTTACTTTATAGACCAAGATGGTGCGTCAATTGATGAGCCTGTAAATCCTGTATGGGTGAAAGGGGAAACGGCGGAGCAAATCTTACAAAATATGATTGATTTAGCTTTGCCTTCTCCTGAATCTTTGTTAGAAGACATCAAAGTTGAAGATTCACCACAAGAGGAACAACAGCTTCCCCTATTGCTGACGCTGGATCGAGAAACATATATTACTCGCTGGGGACATTTACTCAATATTCATGGGAGTGTAGAGTTACAGAAAGATGGTGAAACCTTCAATATCGAAAATCTCTACGGTTTGGAACTGCGAATAGAATTGCGATCGCCTCTAAGTTCAGAGGTATTAACTCAAATACGTCAATCTTTAGGCGACAAATCCTTACCTTTAACAATTCGTTCCACAATTAATGTCCCGGTTGACTGTGAATCTAAGCTAATTTTGGCAGATATAAATCTGTATGGATCAGTAACTCATCATGGTGAAGTAAGGCTATTAGCTAGTCATTCCTTCACAATTACAGCAGATGTCGCTGATTTGTTAGCAGTGAAAAACGCGGTTCAAGCCAGCTTAGTAGAAGCACAAAATGACACTACATCAACCGCACCGACGGCTGAACCTACCTCCAGCATTGACTTAGAACTGTTCAATCTAGTTAAAACCCCGCCACCAATTGCAGCACCAACATATCCATTGGTAAACATACCTCTACCAGAGGCAATTGATCCACAATCGCTCAAAAAACAGATAGATTTACGGATACCACAATTACCAAGATTACCGGAAACTCCTATAGAAGCACCTGCAACAGATGATTTAGTCGAAGAACCAAGCTTAGATATTCCTTTGTTGGAACCAGAGGCGACAAACGTTCCTCTCACCCCCGCTCCCATCGACTTAGATAAGTTGGTAATAAAATCTAAAAAGTCGCGTTCCGGTAGCAGTTTACCTTACTTAAAACGTTTGCCAACCGAATCTAGTGTTAACGAAGTCATAACAAGCGAAGTTACAGAAGAATTATTTGACTCAGTTGCGGAAGAATTACCACAGGTTGATGTTGTAAACACTGAACCTGAAACGCATTTAGAAGAAGCGCCTAGTGATACCCAAGTTTCAGAAGAACCTGTTCTTGAAGAAGAGATTGAACCAACACCAGAAGTAGTTGCAGCCATAGAAACAGAAGAAGTGGTTGATGATACATCAACTACAGAACCCGTAGCAACTTCTCTAACAGAATTAGATGAGAATATAACTCAAAGAATATCTATCGCTCCACCACGTCCCCATTACTCGCCTCTCATCCGCAAGTGGATGGAAAGTCAAGGGTACACCTTACCTGAGATGTTCATGGATACTGATGAGGTTCCCCAGGAGCAGGTAACACCAGAACCACCACCTACCATTTCCCCAACTCCTGAGACTCCAGACTTGGAGGATAGCTTACCCCCACCCCCAGAGGTAGAAATAGAACCACTGGAACTAGAATTAGTCCCACCACCAGGAATAGAAAATCAGCTATTCGTGGAAATAGAGGAAGTCCCTCCAGAATCAACGGTGTTAGAACCTGAACTACCACCCACAGAACCTATCCCCACACCATTAACTCGGATAGAACAAGAAATTGTTTTAGATGATAGCGATGATGAGGCGGAATCAGATGCAAACAATGGTAACTCAACCAAAGACCAAGCAACCGAAACAGCACCAGAAAATCTCGAACCTTTACCGACTCCTCAACTGTATGTACCCGATGGAGAACTAGTTGCGGGTAAATTAACTAGGGTAAGAGTAGAGTTACCACAAGTATCTCCCCAAGTGGCGGTCAAATTGTGGATGGAAGATTGCCAAACTCGTTGGTTACTAGATGGCCCCCACTTACTTACAGAGTTACTACCGAACTCGTCAGGTAATGTAGAAGTAATGACTCAACTTAACATTCCCTTCGGCTGCTTAGAGATTCGCATAGAAGCGATCGCACTCAACACCGTTACACAACAGGAAAGCCACAAAGTCACCATCATCAAACCTGTAATTCCCCCCGATTTACCCAATGTCAGCCTCAGTGACATCCTGGGTTTGTAAACAGTGAACAGTTATCAGTTATCAGTTATTGGTGAACACAACCTGACAACTGACAACTCGCCAGTGTTAAAAATCTTGAGAATTTAAAAAAATTGACTAATTTTGCAGTAAGCTCGTCTTGAATTGTAGTGTGATTTAAAAGGAAAATTTACTATGGTTTCAACACTTTTTCCTCATTTGTTCGCTTACAGCACCTTCTTACCCTCTATATTAGTTCCCACCGTTGGACTAATTTTGCCTGCTGTAACCTTCGCTTATTTGTTCCTATACATTGAAAGCGAAGACCTTGTGTAGTCTAAGCAAAGATAAGGGGTAATAGGTAATTTAATGCTAAATTTTTTACTTATTATCTATTATCAAATCTTCAGACAAGCGATTTGAAAGTTACACATTAGAATACCGCCTACCTGATTAAAGATAGGCGGTTTTTTAATGCTGTTTTCTAAACAAGGGCTAGAAAATTCAGACTATTTATAATGAAGAACCGATCCCAGCGTAGGCTCCATAAAAGAAAATGCCTACAACTGTAATTACACCTAAACCTGCGATCGTAGCGACGACCCACAGAGGTATTCTCCCACCGCTTCCAGCAGACACAGCTTTTCCTCCCTTAACAACGAATCAACACAGGTTGAATAAACAAAAATTCAAAACAGAGTTCCAGTTAGTTAAAGAAGTAACTGGAGAATAGAATACCTAGAACAAAAACGAGTAATAGTCCTAGATAAAGTGAAGTCCGGTTAAGTTCAACCGGTTGGTTATTAGGATTGGGCGTTCTTTCCATGATTTACTCCTAGTGTGGAACTAGCGTTGAATAAACTGCATTGAGGCGATCGCGCCCAAGAAGAATACAGTAGGTACAGCTAGAGTGTGAACTGCCAGCCATCTGACTGTAAAAATAGGATAGGTAACTGGTTGATTGATGTTATTGCCGCTAGTCATGATTTCCAACTACTTTCCAATAAATTCTTCAACTTTCTTTTTCGCTTCAAAGCGATTGTCCACAATGGGCAGTTCTTGCCTTGTTTGTGTGTAATACTCATCAGGACGAGGAGTACCAAACACATCATAGGCTAGCCCGGTGCTAACAAATAACCAACCAGCAATAAATAGTGCTGGAATGGTGATGCTGTGAATTACCCAGTAACGAACACTGGTGATGATATCGGAAAACGGACGTTCTCCAGTAGTCCCTGACATTGAGATCCCCTACCTTCAGAATGATTGTTATTGAGTTTATTATCCTACAAAGTTAAGAAAGAGTTACAAGTTGCAACTTTCTTCTCATAAAAGTAGGATAAATACCTATGCAGTTGGCTCGGTTTTAGCAGCCTTCGCAACTTCGGGTTGGTATTTTAGTAAAACACCGCGATCGCCAATCACAAAACCTTGATCTGGCTTGAGAAAGACAATTTTATAGAAATTAGCTGCTACTTCCTCTACATCCCGGTCTTTTTCCCAGGTTTTGCCGCCATCGGTACTCACCAACAAATTAGCACTACCACCACTAACCCATAGTTCATTGGGTGTGCGATAAGCCATATCCAGCAAACCCCAGCTAGTGGAAAGTTCGGGATTTGTCGCTTCTAACCACTCATCTATTTTTTCTGGGTCGCTAAACTGTACCTGGCCACCCCTAGCGAGTAACCACAACTGCCCATCCTGAGAAAAGCCCATATTTTCTACACGGCGGGAACTGTTGCGGTTATGAGGAACCCAAGCATTTTGTCCTGGTTCCCAAGTGGAGTAAAAGCTACCCTTAGCGGAAACAGCAACATACTTACCATCACTAGAACGTTCCAAGTTCCGTACTACCCCTACAGCCGCCTCTACTTGGGCTTTCCAATTTTTGCCGCCATCAGTAGTTTTATAAATAGCGCCTACATCAGTTGCCATTTCCGCCGTGTTTGCCCCCAAAGCTTGCACAGCAATGGGATTACCAGGAAGCTTTTCACTTAGGGCAATACGTGACCAAGAACGACCTTCATCTGTAGTGTGTAGTAGTAGAGAAGGTTCACCAGCAATCCAGCCTTCCTTGCCAGAGAAACTTACCGAGTCAAAACGGTATCTATCATCATCTAAAGCCAAATTCAGTGGTTTCCAAGTATTTCCGCCATCATTGCTTTCTAAGAGAGTAGAGTTACTCCCAACTAAAAAACCATGTTGAGGATTTTCCGTGAACCCAATATCAAGTAATTTGGCTTCTGTTGGCACAGAAATAACTGCCCAAGGATTGTAGCTGGTAGAGGGAACCTTACTACAGCCAAAACACAAGAACACGACCATCAACAAAGCAAATATTTTTTGCCAACTTTTCACAATAACCATCGATTTTTAATTGTTTCTAAATTTGTGTAAGGTTTCTCTAGAAGGTTTACCTTATGCTGATTAGGGGAGTGGGGAGTAGGGAGTGGGGAGTGGGGGAGATTAGGGGGAAGGGGTAAAGGGAAAGGGAAAAAACCTTCTGCCTGCCTCCTGCCTCCTACTGCAACCCATAAAGACTAATAAAGAACAAGAACGCCAAAGCCAAAGCGCCAAAAATGAGAATATTTTTTTGCGCTGGGGTAAGTTTATTGACACCTAAACCATAACCAAGATTTTCTTTGAAACCGGAAGCTGTACCAGCCGGGCCGATATTGGTAAAAGCTGTTTTTTTCGCCGTGCAAACTGGACAGCGCCAATTAACTGGCAGTTCGGCAAAGGGTGTCCCTGGATCAATGTCATGCTTATCGTCACCCTTCTCTGGTTCGTAAACATAACCGCAGGCGCGACACTCAAAGCGGTCTAACACTGTATTTTCAACAGCTTGTTCGCTCATGGTTAAAGTCTCGCAGAAAAGAAATATTAAATATACGTTAAAAATTATGACATAACTGTTAGACTTTTCTATCACTTATAAAAATGATTCAAATACTTCAAATGCGTCTGTTGACCAGATTTGGGAAAACCTTAGAAGATATAATGTAAAAGAAAGTAACAGCCTAATTTACACTATAAGCGGTAGATATTCATTGTGTTTGTCCTTAGCGGTTACGAGTACCTACTAGGCTTCTTTATTATCTGTAGCCTAGTTCCTGCCTTAGCGCTTTCTGCGTCCAAGCTCCTACGACCAAAGGGTAATAGCCTGGAACGCCGCACCACCTATGAATCTGGTATGGAACCCATCGGGGGAGCCTGGATTCAGTTCAATATCCGTTACTATATGTTTGCCTTAGTCTTCGTCGTCTTTGACGTGGAAACTGTGTTCTTATATCCTTGGGCAGTTGCTTTCCACCGTCTGGGGCTATTGGCATTCATTGAAGCGCTGATTTTTATTGCAATTCTTGTAGTCGCCCTAGTTTACGCCTGGCGTAAAGGAGCTTTGGAATGGTCTTGAATCAAGATTTAACTACTCAGGACAAAGAGCGAATCATCAACCCAGTTGAGCGTCCTACAGTCACTCAAGACCTTTCGGAAAACGTCATTTTAACCACGGTTGATGACCTCTACAACTGGGCTAGACTTTCGAGTCTGTGGCCTTTGTTATTTGGTACAGCTTGCTGCTTTATTGAGTTTGCAGCACTTATCGGTTCTCGTTTCGACTTTGACCGCTTCGGACTCATTCCCCGTTCTAGTCCTCGTCAAGCCGATTTGATTATCACAGCCGGCACTATCACCATGAAGATGGCTCCTCAATTGGTGCGTCTTTATGAACAAATGCCCGAACCTAAGTATGTAATCGCTATGGGCGCTTGCACAATTACAGGCGGGATGTTCAGTGTTGATTCACCTACAGCCGTGCGTGGTGTTGACAAGTTAATTCCTGTGGATGTCTACTTACCCGGTTGTCCTCCCCGTCCCGAAGCAATTATCGACGCAATTATTAAGTTGCGGAAGAAGATTGCTAACGATTCGATGCAGGAACGGAGTCAAATCAAACAAACCCACCGTTTCTACAGCACGACTCATAACTTGAAGCCAGTGCCAGAAATATTAACTGGCAAGTATATGCAGTCGGATACTCGGTTCAATCCACCAAAAGAATTGGCAGAAGCTATCGGTCTTCCTGTTCCCCCAGCACTGCTGACATCACAAACTCAGAAGGAGGA
Above is a genomic segment from Nostoc sp. MS1 containing:
- a CDS encoding fasciclin domain-containing protein → MADIVDIAVSNDGFSTLVTAVKAAGLVETLKSPGPFTVFAPNDAAFAKLPPGTIQTLVQNIPQLTRILKFHVVPGKLKQADLAKLGTVTSVEGSPIRIDCSDGFEVKNATVLAADIEADNGVIHVIDTVILMG
- a CDS encoding M20 family metallopeptidase yields the protein MVSTFPNPASVDLSRVRLAIRSLQPQLVEWRRRLHQKPELGFQEKLTAEFVSQNLQEWGIEHQIGIAQTGIVAIIKGEKSPSSRTLAIRADMDALPIQELNEVPYCSQHDGVMHACGHDGHTAIALGTAYYLQQHRQDFAGTVKIIFQPAEEGPGGAKPMIEAGVLKNPDVDAIIGLHLWNNLPLGTVGVRSGALMAAVELFDCTIFGKGGHGAIPHQTVDSVVVAAQIVTALQTIVARNVNPIDSAVVTVGALHAGTTHNVIADTATMKGTIRYFNPAFQGFFKQRVEQIIAGICQSHGAKYDFKYTELYPPVINDATMAELVRSQAEAVIETPIGIVPECQTMGGEDMSFFLQEVPGCYFFLGSANPEKDLAYPHHHPRFDFDETALPMGVEIFVRCVEKFFSRG
- the psaI gene encoding photosystem I reaction center subunit VIII; translation: MVSTLFPHLFAYSTFLPSILVPTVGLILPAVTFAYLFLYIESEDLV
- a CDS encoding photosystem II reaction center protein J; translation: MSAGSGGRIPLWVVATIAGLGVITVVGIFFYGAYAGIGSSL
- a CDS encoding photosystem II reaction center protein L encodes the protein MERTPNPNNQPVELNRTSLYLGLLLVFVLGILFSSYFFN
- the psbF gene encoding cytochrome b559 subunit beta, coding for MTSGNNINQPVTYPIFTVRWLAVHTLAVPTVFFLGAIASMQFIQR
- the psbE gene encoding cytochrome b559 subunit alpha gives rise to the protein MSGTTGERPFSDIITSVRYWVIHSITIPALFIAGWLFVSTGLAYDVFGTPRPDEYYTQTRQELPIVDNRFEAKKKVEEFIGK
- a CDS encoding photosynthesis system II assembly factor Ycf48, coding for MVIVKSWQKIFALLMVVFLCFGCSKVPSTSYNPWAVISVPTEAKLLDIGFTENPQHGFLVGSNSTLLESNDGGNTWKPLNLALDDDRYRFDSVSFSGKEGWIAGEPSLLLHTTDEGRSWSRIALSEKLPGNPIAVQALGANTAEMATDVGAIYKTTDGGKNWKAQVEAAVGVVRNLERSSDGKYVAVSAKGSFYSTWEPGQNAWVPHNRNSSRRVENMGFSQDGQLWLLARGGQVQFSDPEKIDEWLEATNPELSTSWGLLDMAYRTPNELWVSGGSANLLVSTDGGKTWEKDRDVEEVAANFYKIVFLKPDQGFVIGDRGVLLKYQPEVAKAAKTEPTA
- a CDS encoding rubredoxin, whose translation is MSEQAVENTVLDRFECRACGYVYEPEKGDDKHDIDPGTPFAELPVNWRCPVCTAKKTAFTNIGPAGTASGFKENLGYGLGVNKLTPAQKNILIFGALALAFLFFISLYGLQ
- the ndhC gene encoding photosynthetic/respiratory NAD(P)H-quinone oxidoreductase subunit C, with protein sequence MFVLSGYEYLLGFFIICSLVPALALSASKLLRPKGNSLERRTTYESGMEPIGGAWIQFNIRYYMFALVFVVFDVETVFLYPWAVAFHRLGLLAFIEALIFIAILVVALVYAWRKGALEWS
- a CDS encoding NADH dehydrogenase subunit K; translated protein: MVLNQDLTTQDKERIINPVERPTVTQDLSENVILTTVDDLYNWARLSSLWPLLFGTACCFIEFAALIGSRFDFDRFGLIPRSSPRQADLIITAGTITMKMAPQLVRLYEQMPEPKYVIAMGACTITGGMFSVDSPTAVRGVDKLIPVDVYLPGCPPRPEAIIDAIIKLRKKIANDSMQERSQIKQTHRFYSTTHNLKPVPEILTGKYMQSDTRFNPPKELAEAIGLPVPPALLTSQTQKEEQKRG